In one Oscillospiraceae bacterium genomic region, the following are encoded:
- the dnaE gene encoding DNA-directed DNA polymerase — protein MSFVHLHVHTEYSLLDGACRIPLLVKRVKELGQNAVAVTDHGVMYGVVDFYRACKAEGIKPIIGCEVYVAPRKRTDRVHELDAEARHLILLCRNETGYRNLCYLDSCAFLEGFYIKPRIDMDLLRAHAEGLIALSACQSGAVPRLLLAGNYEGAKAEALMMRELFGEDGYYLELQDHNLPADPEVSRGLIRIHNETGIPLVVTNDAHYLRREDAEMQDTLMCIQMGKTVDDPNRLKMETQELYVKSTEEMAALFPDYPEAVENTQRIADLCNMEFQFGVHHLPEFKLPAGYTDGDAYFQKLCDEGFVRRYPQPGADYRARLEYEMGVIRQMGFVDYFLIVSDFIGFAKGKGIPVGPGRGSAAGSMVAYCLDITDVDPMKYSLYFERFLNPERVTMPDIDIDFCIRRRQEVIEYVQDKYGADHVAQIVTFGTMAARGAIRDVGRALNLPYADVDVIAKQVPSTLHITLNDALKLSKPLREAYEGDERIKNLIDTARALEGMPRHASTHAAGVVITRRPVVDYVPLAKNDDLAVTQYVMTTLEELGLLKMDFLGLRNLTILDDTVKMVAAKQPGFTLADVPDDDPEVFKMLSDGRTSGVFQMESAGMTGVCVGLKPQNIEDITAIIALYRPGPMDSIPRFIACKQNPDKVKYKHPLLEPILTVTYGCIVYQEQVIQIFQDLAGYTLGQADMVRRAISKKKRAQIEKERKSFVYGDAERGITGCVANGVPEAVAQDIYDEIEAFAEYAFNKAHAVAYAIVAYQTAWFKYHYTREYMAALLTSVLDYSEKVAEYIAECKDCGIALLPPDINESGANFTVSGEHIRFGLVAVKGVGRGFVNDVLAEREKGGAFTTFPDFCLRLFDHDLNKRVLENLIRCGAFDGMGARRSQLLEAYEQVVDTIAQNRRRNLEGQFDLFGGGGGKETAPELHLKDIPEFSGRELMNMEKETTGLYLTGHPMDEYRELARKHRAAPIGSILSDFAQEGGPEHFQDSQRVTVAGVVTASKTKTTKSNTLMAYVTLEDDTGSMEMLVFSRVLGESGAYLKENVPVLAEGRISVREEKAPQLMCDRVKPLTQGEGFGGESKEKGKKLYIRVPSMDDPRWEKIKLMLVMFPGEEPFKAKFLDRNVWSEPVPVVVHPTLVRELQTMLGAENVVVK, from the coding sequence ATGTCCTTTGTCCACCTGCATGTCCATACCGAATACAGCCTTCTGGACGGCGCCTGCCGTATTCCGCTGCTGGTCAAGCGGGTGAAGGAGCTGGGCCAGAACGCGGTGGCCGTCACCGACCACGGGGTGATGTACGGCGTGGTGGACTTCTACAGGGCGTGTAAGGCGGAGGGAATCAAGCCCATCATCGGCTGCGAGGTCTACGTGGCCCCCCGCAAGCGCACCGACCGGGTCCACGAGCTGGACGCCGAGGCCAGGCACCTGATCCTGCTGTGCCGGAACGAGACGGGCTACCGCAACCTGTGCTATCTGGACTCCTGCGCCTTTCTGGAGGGCTTCTACATCAAGCCCCGCATCGACATGGACCTGCTGCGCGCCCACGCGGAGGGCCTGATCGCCCTCTCCGCCTGCCAGTCCGGGGCGGTGCCCCGTCTGCTGCTGGCGGGCAACTACGAGGGGGCCAAGGCCGAGGCGCTTATGATGCGGGAGCTCTTCGGGGAGGACGGCTACTACCTGGAGCTCCAGGACCACAACCTGCCCGCGGACCCGGAGGTGAGCCGGGGCCTCATCCGCATCCACAATGAGACGGGCATCCCCCTGGTGGTCACCAACGACGCCCATTACCTGCGCCGCGAGGACGCGGAGATGCAGGACACCCTGATGTGCATCCAGATGGGCAAGACGGTGGACGACCCCAACCGCCTGAAAATGGAGACCCAGGAGCTCTATGTGAAGTCCACCGAGGAGATGGCGGCCCTCTTCCCCGACTACCCCGAGGCCGTGGAGAACACCCAGAGGATCGCAGACCTGTGCAATATGGAGTTCCAGTTCGGGGTGCACCACCTGCCCGAATTCAAGCTGCCCGCGGGGTACACCGACGGGGACGCCTATTTCCAGAAGCTGTGCGACGAGGGCTTCGTCCGCCGCTACCCCCAGCCCGGGGCCGACTACCGGGCGCGGCTGGAGTACGAGATGGGGGTCATCCGGCAGATGGGGTTCGTGGACTACTTCCTCATCGTCTCCGACTTCATCGGCTTCGCCAAGGGTAAGGGCATCCCCGTGGGGCCGGGCCGCGGCTCGGCGGCCGGGTCCATGGTGGCCTACTGCCTGGACATCACCGACGTGGACCCCATGAAGTACAGCCTGTACTTCGAGCGCTTTTTGAATCCGGAGCGGGTCACCATGCCCGACATCGACATCGACTTCTGCATCCGCCGCCGCCAGGAGGTCATTGAGTACGTCCAGGACAAGTACGGCGCGGACCATGTGGCCCAGATCGTCACCTTCGGCACCATGGCGGCCCGAGGGGCCATCCGGGACGTGGGCCGGGCCCTGAACCTGCCCTACGCCGACGTGGACGTCATCGCCAAGCAGGTGCCCTCCACGCTGCACATCACGCTGAACGACGCCCTCAAGCTGTCCAAGCCCCTGCGGGAGGCCTACGAGGGGGACGAGCGGATCAAGAACCTCATCGACACCGCCCGGGCACTGGAGGGGATGCCCCGCCACGCCTCCACCCACGCCGCGGGGGTGGTCATCACCCGCCGCCCGGTGGTGGACTACGTGCCCCTGGCGAAAAATGACGATTTGGCGGTGACCCAGTACGTCATGACCACGCTGGAGGAGCTGGGCCTGCTGAAAATGGACTTTCTGGGCCTGCGCAACCTGACCATCCTGGACGACACGGTGAAGATGGTGGCTGCAAAGCAACCTGGCTTTACACTCGCCGACGTGCCGGACGACGACCCCGAGGTCTTTAAGATGCTCTCGGACGGGCGCACCTCCGGCGTGTTCCAGATGGAGTCGGCGGGCATGACCGGCGTGTGCGTGGGCCTCAAGCCCCAGAACATCGAGGACATCACCGCCATCATCGCCCTCTACCGCCCCGGCCCTATGGATTCCATTCCCCGGTTCATCGCCTGCAAGCAGAACCCGGACAAGGTGAAGTACAAGCACCCCCTGCTGGAGCCCATCCTCACAGTGACCTACGGCTGCATCGTCTACCAGGAGCAGGTCATCCAGATCTTTCAGGATCTGGCCGGCTACACCCTGGGCCAGGCCGACATGGTGCGCCGGGCCATCTCCAAAAAGAAGCGAGCCCAGATTGAGAAGGAGCGCAAGTCCTTCGTCTACGGGGACGCGGAGCGGGGGATAACGGGCTGCGTCGCCAACGGCGTCCCCGAGGCGGTCGCCCAGGATATTTACGACGAGATCGAGGCCTTTGCCGAGTACGCCTTCAACAAGGCCCACGCGGTGGCCTACGCCATCGTGGCCTACCAGACGGCCTGGTTCAAGTACCACTACACCCGGGAGTACATGGCCGCCCTGCTGACCTCCGTGCTGGACTACAGCGAGAAGGTGGCCGAGTACATCGCCGAGTGCAAGGACTGCGGCATTGCCCTGCTGCCCCCGGACATCAACGAGTCGGGGGCCAACTTCACCGTGTCGGGGGAGCACATCCGCTTCGGCCTGGTGGCGGTGAAGGGGGTGGGGCGCGGCTTCGTCAACGACGTGCTGGCGGAGCGTGAAAAGGGAGGGGCCTTTACAACCTTCCCCGACTTCTGCCTGCGCCTGTTCGACCACGATTTGAACAAGCGGGTGCTGGAGAACCTGATCCGCTGCGGCGCCTTCGACGGCATGGGGGCCCGCCGCTCCCAGCTGCTGGAGGCCTACGAGCAGGTGGTGGACACCATCGCCCAGAACCGCCGCCGCAACCTGGAGGGGCAGTTCGACCTCTTCGGCGGCGGCGGGGGCAAGGAGACCGCGCCCGAGCTGCATTTGAAGGACATCCCCGAGTTCTCCGGCCGGGAGCTGATGAACATGGAGAAGGAGACCACCGGGCTCTACCTCACCGGCCACCCCATGGACGAGTACCGGGAGCTGGCCCGCAAGCACCGGGCGGCCCCCATCGGCTCCATCCTCTCCGACTTCGCCCAGGAGGGCGGGCCGGAGCACTTCCAGGACAGCCAGCGGGTGACCGTGGCAGGGGTGGTGACGGCCTCCAAGACCAAGACCACCAAGAGCAACACCCTCATGGCCTACGTCACCCTGGAGGACGACACGGGCTCCATGGAGATGCTGGTGTTCTCCCGGGTGCTGGGGGAGAGCGGCGCGTACCTGAAGGAGAACGTGCCCGTCCTGGCCGAGGGGCGCATTTCGGTGCGGGAGGAGAAGGCGCCCCAGCTCATGTGCGACCGGGTGAAGCCCCTGACCCAGGGGGAGGGCTTCGGCGGTGAAAGCAAGGAGAAAGGAAAAAAACTTTACATCCGCGTACCCAGTATGGATGACCCGCGTTGGGAAAAGATAAAGCTGATGCTGGTCATGTTCCCCGGCGAGGAGCCCTTCAAGGCCAAATTCCTGGATCGGAACGTGTGGTCGGAGCCCGTGCCCGTGGTGGTTCATCCCACCCTGGTACGGGAGCTGCAAACGATGCTGGGGGCGGAAAACGTGGTGGTAAAATGA
- a CDS encoding cardiolipin synthase yields MKHKSQTLLKKAASLIFHRTALVVLLMLVQLGLIGVVLVNFTSYFFYFYVICVVISVGVVLWIVGNQSDPGYKIAWLIPILLFPVFGGLVYLLFGGNRLSPRMQRKMQGMDRQMIDTLDKDAKAEQLKPFGMDAVAQSRYLERYAHCPAYTNTVTKYYPLGDDAFPDILEALRGAERYIFLEYFIVEPGLFWDSILDILEEKARAGVDVRMIYDDIGCLYTLPSHYAHQLEERGVKCCVFNRFVPVLSVRFNNRDHRKFCIVDGHTAFTGGINLADEYINARVKYGHWKDSAIRLKGEAVWSMAVMFYTMWDYIRGTGEDVNQFRPTRLPEDAAQGAGFYVQPYTDNPLDGEAVGETVYLNLINKARRYVYITTPYLIISDSVNTALRNAAKAGVDVRIMTPHVPDKRIIFEVTRAHYEPLLEAGVQIYEYTPGFVHGKNFAVDDVFGTVGSVNMDYRSMFLHFEDGVWLCHDPSILDIKADFLTTLEQCEAITLAHSREHSWARRLLRAVLRVFAPLM; encoded by the coding sequence ATGAAGCACAAATCCCAGACCCTGCTGAAAAAAGCGGCCTCCCTGATCTTCCACCGCACGGCGCTGGTGGTGCTGCTCATGCTGGTGCAGCTGGGCCTAATCGGCGTGGTTCTGGTCAACTTCACCAGCTATTTCTTCTATTTCTACGTGATATGCGTGGTGATCTCCGTCGGCGTGGTGCTGTGGATCGTGGGCAACCAGAGCGATCCGGGCTACAAGATCGCGTGGCTCATCCCCATATTGCTCTTCCCGGTGTTCGGCGGGCTGGTCTACCTGCTCTTCGGCGGCAACCGCCTGTCCCCCCGGATGCAGCGCAAGATGCAGGGCATGGACCGCCAGATGATCGACACCCTGGACAAGGACGCCAAGGCGGAGCAGCTGAAGCCCTTCGGCATGGACGCGGTGGCCCAGTCCCGCTACCTGGAGCGCTACGCCCACTGTCCGGCCTACACCAACACCGTGACCAAGTACTACCCCCTGGGGGACGACGCCTTCCCCGACATCCTGGAGGCCCTGCGGGGGGCGGAGCGCTACATTTTCCTGGAGTATTTCATCGTGGAGCCCGGCCTCTTCTGGGACTCCATCCTGGACATCCTGGAGGAGAAGGCCCGCGCCGGGGTGGACGTGCGCATGATCTACGACGACATCGGCTGCCTCTACACTCTGCCCTCCCACTACGCCCACCAGCTGGAGGAGCGGGGGGTGAAGTGCTGCGTGTTCAACCGCTTCGTGCCCGTGCTCTCGGTGCGCTTCAACAACCGGGACCACCGGAAGTTCTGCATCGTGGACGGGCACACCGCCTTTACCGGGGGCATCAACCTGGCCGACGAGTATATCAACGCGCGGGTGAAGTACGGCCACTGGAAGGACAGCGCCATCCGCCTCAAGGGGGAGGCGGTGTGGAGCATGGCGGTGATGTTCTACACCATGTGGGACTATATCCGGGGCACCGGGGAGGACGTGAACCAGTTCCGGCCCACCCGCCTGCCGGAGGACGCCGCCCAGGGGGCGGGCTTCTACGTCCAGCCCTACACCGACAACCCCCTGGACGGGGAGGCGGTGGGGGAGACGGTCTACCTCAACCTCATTAACAAGGCCCGGAGGTACGTCTATATCACCACGCCCTACCTCATTATCAGCGACAGCGTGAACACCGCGCTGCGCAACGCGGCCAAGGCCGGTGTGGACGTGCGGATTATGACCCCCCATGTCCCGGACAAGCGGATTATCTTCGAGGTCACCCGGGCCCACTACGAGCCCCTGCTGGAGGCGGGGGTACAGATCTACGAGTACACCCCCGGCTTCGTCCACGGCAAGAATTTCGCGGTGGACGACGTGTTCGGCACCGTGGGGTCGGTGAATATGGACTACCGCAGCATGTTCCTCCACTTCGAGGACGGCGTGTGGCTGTGCCACGACCCCAGCATCCTGGACATCAAGGCGGACTTTTTGACGACGCTGGAGCAGTGCGAGGCGATTACCCTGGCCCACAGCCGGGAGCACTCCTGGGCCCGCCGCCTGCTCCGGGCGGTGCTGCGGGTTTTTGCGCCCCTGATGTAA
- a CDS encoding serine recombinase: MEAAEYLRKSRMEEGLDTEEVLAKHRKALAGYAAAHGIHIAGTYWEVVSGESLYARPEMLRLLEDVEAGKYEAVLVMDLDRLSRGRMKDQGIILDAFRESGTLIITPEKTYDLSDEIDDELAEFKTFMSRREYKIINKRLRRGLAQTIRDGCYVANAPYGYRRVTVERRPTLEINEPEAGYVRMMFEMYAQGLGCVSIARHVTALGARPHRSEAFTRNSVAKILTNPTYTGKIVWDQKKHIRKASNGQVRHITVYQPKESWTVVDGLHPAIVDQALFDRVQDIMAGRYTPAHNDGTVKSPLAGLVRCARCGKNMQRMGTNKGQAYLLCNTAGCCAGAKFEFVEDRVLQYLRRTLAGLTAARPEARARDTRVLETSLQAVRKELTAAGGQMNRLYELLETGAYDLPTFRTRMGRVKEKRAALEAKEAELRRDIEKARAVDPGAAQQIKTVLDAYEGADAAGRNALLKSVVNVIWYRKDKKSRPAEFSLEIDLKPF, from the coding sequence ATGGAAGCAGCCGAATACCTCCGCAAATCCCGCATGGAGGAGGGTTTGGACACCGAAGAAGTGCTGGCGAAGCACCGCAAGGCCCTGGCCGGGTATGCGGCGGCCCATGGGATCCATATCGCCGGGACCTACTGGGAGGTGGTCAGCGGCGAGAGCCTGTACGCCCGGCCGGAGATGCTCCGCCTCCTGGAGGACGTGGAGGCGGGCAAATACGAGGCGGTCCTGGTCATGGACCTGGACCGCCTCTCCCGCGGCCGCATGAAGGACCAGGGCATCATCCTGGACGCCTTCCGGGAGTCGGGCACCCTGATCATCACCCCAGAGAAGACCTACGACCTCTCGGACGAGATCGACGACGAGCTGGCCGAGTTCAAGACCTTCATGTCCCGCCGCGAGTACAAGATTATCAATAAGCGCCTGCGCCGGGGGCTGGCGCAGACCATCCGGGACGGCTGCTACGTGGCAAACGCCCCCTACGGCTACCGCAGGGTCACCGTGGAGCGCAGGCCCACGCTGGAGATCAACGAGCCCGAGGCCGGGTACGTGCGCATGATGTTCGAGATGTACGCCCAGGGCCTGGGGTGCGTCTCCATCGCCCGGCACGTCACCGCCCTGGGGGCCCGCCCCCACCGCTCGGAGGCCTTCACCCGGAACAGCGTCGCCAAAATCCTGACCAACCCCACCTACACCGGCAAAATCGTGTGGGACCAGAAAAAGCACATCCGCAAGGCCTCCAACGGGCAGGTGCGCCACATCACCGTCTACCAGCCCAAGGAGAGCTGGACGGTGGTGGACGGCCTCCACCCCGCCATCGTGGACCAGGCGCTGTTCGACAGGGTGCAGGACATCATGGCCGGGCGGTACACCCCCGCCCACAATGACGGCACGGTCAAAAGCCCCCTGGCCGGGCTGGTCAGGTGCGCCCGCTGCGGCAAAAACATGCAGCGCATGGGCACGAACAAGGGGCAGGCCTACCTGCTGTGCAATACCGCCGGGTGCTGCGCCGGGGCCAAATTTGAGTTCGTGGAGGACCGGGTGCTCCAGTACCTCCGGCGCACGCTGGCCGGGCTGACGGCGGCCCGGCCCGAGGCCCGGGCCCGGGACACCCGCGTGCTTGAGACCTCCCTCCAGGCCGTGCGCAAGGAGCTGACGGCGGCGGGCGGCCAGATGAACCGCCTCTATGAGCTGCTGGAGACCGGCGCGTACGACCTGCCCACCTTCCGGACGCGCATGGGCAGGGTGAAGGAGAAGCGCGCGGCCCTGGAGGCCAAGGAGGCGGAGCTCCGGCGGGACATCGAAAAGGCCCGCGCCGTGGACCCCGGCGCGGCGCAGCAGATAAAAACCGTGCTGGACGCCTACGAGGGCGCCGACGCCGCCGGGCGCAACGCGCTGCTGAAAAGCGTCGTCAACGTAATTTGGTACCGCAAGGACAAGAAGAGCAGGCCCGCGGAGTTCTCCCTGGAAATTGACCTGAAGCCCTTCTAG
- a CDS encoding MerR family transcriptional regulator has translation MYRIGEFSRMSKVTVKALRYYDEMGLLKPEQVDGVTGYRMYTTAQLVPLQRIVALRQAGLSIEEIRDVLSGQDVAEVFRLRRETLRWELAEAMGRLSRLESILKQEDYFMKYQAVVRELPGCTVFYKEGMVPSYAGIGAFVVQAGEECAAANPNLKCAEPDYSFITYVDPEYKEKDVGLCYAQAVTARGVETDTIKFKDLQPVQAVCIYHKGPYDSLGEAYAYLMSWIEDNGYVVAERPRERYIDGCWNKENPEDWLTEIQFPIEKKA, from the coding sequence ATGTATCGAATCGGCGAGTTTTCACGCATGTCCAAGGTCACGGTCAAGGCTCTGCGCTACTACGACGAGATGGGGCTGCTCAAGCCCGAGCAGGTGGACGGGGTCACCGGCTACCGCATGTACACCACGGCGCAGCTGGTGCCGCTCCAGCGCATCGTGGCGCTGCGGCAGGCGGGGCTGTCCATCGAGGAGATCCGCGACGTCCTGTCCGGACAGGACGTCGCGGAGGTATTCCGCCTCCGGCGTGAGACGCTGCGTTGGGAGCTGGCCGAGGCCATGGGCCGTCTGTCCCGGCTGGAATCTATTCTAAAGCAGGAGGATTATTTTATGAAGTATCAGGCCGTTGTGAGGGAGCTGCCCGGCTGCACTGTGTTTTACAAGGAGGGGATGGTGCCCTCCTACGCGGGGATCGGCGCGTTCGTGGTACAGGCGGGGGAGGAGTGCGCCGCCGCCAACCCCAATCTGAAGTGCGCCGAGCCCGACTACAGCTTCATCACCTACGTGGACCCGGAATACAAGGAAAAGGATGTGGGGCTGTGCTACGCCCAGGCGGTGACGGCACGGGGCGTAGAGACCGACACCATCAAGTTCAAGGATTTGCAGCCCGTTCAGGCGGTGTGCATCTACCACAAGGGGCCCTACGACAGCCTGGGCGAGGCCTACGCCTACCTGATGAGCTGGATCGAGGACAACGGCTACGTGGTCGCGGAGCGTCCCCGCGAGCGGTATATCGACGGCTGCTGGAACAAGGAGAACCCGGAGGACTGGCTGACGGAGATCCAGTTCCCCATCGAGAAGAAGGCCTAA
- a CDS encoding TVP38/TMEM64 family protein yields MKRHQWAATLILTILLLGGGALLLWQTGFFAAATSLEGMRGYIEYFSPYSHAVYFLIQLLSVIIAPIPSNITALAGAVLFGTWTSFLLTAAAVIGGSMLVFWLARVLGRSFADKFVSQRVSDKYLEVIKRKRDIFLILVFLFPFFPDDLICILAGLTDVGYLRFFLIVTLTRPWGLLVACALGGSAISIPLWGMAAIGAVGLALFLVCLRYGDRWEQALLNRFQK; encoded by the coding sequence ATGAAACGGCACCAATGGGCTGCAACCCTGATTCTGACCATCCTTCTCCTGGGCGGCGGCGCCCTCCTGCTCTGGCAGACGGGCTTTTTCGCCGCCGCCACCTCCCTGGAGGGCATGCGGGGCTATATCGAATATTTCTCACCCTACTCCCACGCGGTATACTTCCTAATCCAGCTGCTCTCCGTCATCATCGCCCCCATCCCCAGCAACATCACCGCGCTGGCGGGGGCCGTGCTGTTCGGCACCTGGACCTCCTTCCTGCTCACCGCCGCCGCCGTCATCGGCGGGTCCATGCTGGTGTTCTGGCTGGCCCGGGTGCTGGGGCGCTCCTTTGCGGATAAGTTCGTCAGCCAGCGGGTGTCCGACAAATATCTGGAGGTTATCAAGCGCAAGCGGGACATCTTCCTCATTCTGGTTTTCCTCTTCCCCTTCTTCCCGGACGACCTCATCTGCATCCTGGCCGGGCTCACCGACGTGGGCTATCTCCGCTTTTTCCTTATCGTCACCCTCACCCGGCCCTGGGGACTGCTGGTGGCCTGTGCGCTGGGCGGCTCGGCAATCTCCATCCCCCTCTGGGGTATGGCCGCCATCGGCGCGGTGGGCCTGGCCCTGTTCCTCGTCTGCCTGCGCTATGGAGACCGGTGGGAACAGGCCCTGCTCAACCGCTTTCAGAAATAA
- a CDS encoding AcrR family transcriptional regulator has translation MTNIHDVCKGVNDLPRNKYSKETEQIILDAALKLFIEQGYEQTTILDIVGEMGGLTRGAFYHHFKTKEEVFFALTDRLFLNINPFAKIKGRTDLSGLEKIKQTLLILNESEEYAIFQLQTLPLIESSPTAFKAYMEKQRTFLASKYAELIEEGINDGSIKAKYPKLTAELFLLICNVWMMPTIYPQANEEEAWQRFNMAKDIVDFLGLPVLDKELASQVAITEQGIAVKVSG, from the coding sequence TTGACAAACATACACGATGTATGTAAAGGGGTGAACGATTTGCCGCGAAACAAATATTCTAAAGAAACCGAGCAGATTATACTTGACGCCGCATTAAAACTATTTATTGAACAGGGCTATGAGCAGACAACGATCCTCGATATAGTCGGTGAAATGGGCGGTCTGACACGCGGGGCCTTTTATCACCATTTTAAAACCAAGGAGGAGGTATTCTTTGCGCTTACGGATAGACTATTTCTTAATATAAATCCCTTTGCAAAAATTAAAGGCCGCACAGACCTAAGTGGTTTAGAAAAAATAAAACAGACCTTGCTAATTTTAAACGAGAGCGAAGAATATGCCATATTTCAACTTCAAACACTTCCACTGATTGAAAGCAGCCCGACAGCTTTTAAGGCATACATGGAAAAACAGCGAACCTTTTTAGCTTCAAAATACGCTGAACTTATTGAAGAAGGTATAAACGACGGCTCGATTAAAGCAAAGTATCCGAAATTGACGGCGGAATTGTTTTTATTAATCTGTAATGTTTGGATGATGCCAACAATATACCCGCAGGCAAACGAAGAAGAGGCATGGCAAAGATTTAATATGGCAAAGGATATTGTTGATTTTTTGGGCTTGCCGGTTCTTGATAAAGAACTTGCCTCGCAAGTCGCCATAACTGAGCAAGGTATCGCTGTCAAAGTCAGTGGATAG
- a CDS encoding glycosyl transferase, whose amino-acid sequence MSTISLCMIVKNEEPVLARCLDSVAGIADEIVIVDTGSTDATKAIAAQYTDKVFDFPWIDDFAAARNESFRHAAMDYCMWLDADDVLEEGARAELLRIKTELLPGSDMVMMKYHTGFHEDGTPLLSYYRERIVRNSPRFRWVGAIHECIPPAGEVAYSEGAVTHRKSGPGDPDRNLRIFEGLLAKGRNLDPREQFYYGRELYYHKRYEDAAQVLERFLSQGWGWYNNNIDACRTLAECYDALGKPRLALRALLESFSYDAPRAEVCCDLGARFLAREEYQRAAYWYELALTCPRNDQSGAFVSPDCYGYLPCIQLCVCWYRLGEPEKARAYNDRAGRYKPQDPAYLYNKKFFELP is encoded by the coding sequence ATGAGCACCATCAGCCTATGTATGATTGTCAAAAACGAGGAACCCGTCCTGGCCCGCTGCCTGGACAGCGTTGCCGGAATCGCGGACGAGATCGTCATCGTGGACACGGGCAGCACCGACGCCACCAAGGCCATTGCCGCGCAGTATACCGATAAGGTATTCGACTTCCCCTGGATCGACGACTTCGCCGCCGCCCGGAACGAGTCCTTCCGCCACGCCGCCATGGACTACTGCATGTGGCTGGACGCGGACGACGTGCTGGAGGAGGGCGCCCGTGCGGAACTCCTGCGCATCAAAACCGAGCTGCTGCCCGGCAGCGACATGGTAATGATGAAGTACCACACCGGGTTCCACGAGGACGGCACCCCCCTGCTCTCCTACTACCGGGAGCGGATCGTGCGCAACAGCCCCCGGTTCCGCTGGGTGGGGGCCATCCACGAGTGCATCCCTCCGGCGGGGGAGGTGGCCTACTCTGAGGGCGCGGTGACCCACCGCAAATCCGGCCCCGGGGACCCGGACCGCAACCTGCGCATCTTCGAGGGCCTGCTGGCCAAGGGGCGCAACCTGGACCCCCGGGAGCAGTTCTACTACGGGCGGGAGCTCTACTACCACAAGCGGTACGAAGACGCGGCGCAGGTGCTGGAGCGCTTCCTCTCCCAGGGCTGGGGCTGGTACAACAACAACATCGACGCCTGCCGGACCCTGGCGGAGTGCTACGACGCCCTGGGCAAGCCCCGCCTGGCTCTGCGCGCCCTGCTGGAGAGCTTCTCCTACGACGCGCCCCGTGCCGAGGTGTGCTGCGACCTGGGCGCCCGCTTTCTGGCCCGGGAGGAGTACCAGCGCGCGGCCTACTGGTATGAGCTGGCCCTCACCTGCCCCCGCAACGACCAGTCCGGCGCCTTTGTCTCCCCCGACTGCTACGGTTACCTGCCCTGCATCCAGCTGTGTGTGTGCTGGTACCGCCTGGGGGAGCCGGAGAAGGCCAGGGCGTACAACGACCGGGCCGGGCGCTATAAGCCCCAGGACCCGGCCTATCTGTACAACAAAAAATTCTTCGAGCTGCCGTAA